The following is a genomic window from Pedobacter sp. KBS0701.
AACAAACCTGAAACGCAGTGGTTTTGTGTTCATAACCGATGATTTAATTTTAAAAAATATTGAACACAAAACGAAGTGCCGCTGTTTTTTTGATGCGCGTGAGATTGCGCAAAAGGCTCATTGCTGGATTGACAAAGCGCTTTGGGTACTTTGGCGCTCCAAAATGCCATGCCCAGCGGCATAGAGCGATAGAAGAATGTTATAATTAATTGTGTCCACACGATAGGCGCAGGCGGGAATCTTAATAAAATAAGCTTTAAGATCTCCAATGGACCCGATAGATATCTGGTTGGGAATGACGATCGCTCGAATTCCCAACAAAAGGCTATTTTTTATGATTTTTCAAATAAATCAAACATCCAGGTAGCAATCGGTGAGGCAACTTCTATATTAGCAAGTTTTAATATTTTAACCTCGCAGCGCAATAAGCCAAAAGGTGTGTTGATTCTTTTGAAATCTTTTTATGGCTAAGGCTAGCTTTGATATGTCCAACTGCATTTCCAAGTTTATCCTCCAAAAGATCAAGCATATTCATCAGGTTTTCTGGTGCTACAGTTAAGGATAACATGGGGTAATATTTATGCTCCAGAACTTTTCGCTGACTATCTGTAGCTAAATCCAATGTCCACTCTTCATTTGCAGAAAAACCATATTCGTGCCTGGTATTGTTCAATTCGTACAAGAAAACTTTGGCCTGATTTTTTTGATCGTTATTTACCATTTTTACCGGTTTTTTTGGCGAAAGGATCAATTTCTGTTTTTGCCGTTTTGCCTTTTCCCGATTGGTAATCTGAAGGTGCCTTTTTATTTACACTGGCTTCTTTCTTTTTGTCTCTACTCATAAAATAAATGTTTACTGTTAGCTAAGACCAATCATCATTGCTTAAACAATTCGGTGGTTGGAATAAGAAATACTCATCCGATAAGATTAGCAAATACTATAGTGGTACATCAGCGAGAGAAAAGAAGTAATTGTATTACTGATATAAACAAATATACATTTATTAATGGTTAAAACAGTCATAGAAGTCTGGTTATCAGAATATCTTTTATTTAAAAATCAAAAGAAAAGTATTGCAAATAAAAAAGGGTCGAAAAATTAATTCCAACCCTTTATATGCTTAAATTATTTTAAACTTTTATTTTTGAGATTGCTCAGGCGCTTTTCCAATCAGATCCATAAACTGATCCAGTTTAGGTGTAATGATAATCTGTGTACGTCTGTTTTTGGCTTTTCCGCCTGGTGTATTGTTATCGGCAATTGGATTAAACTCTCCACGTCCACCAGCAGTTAAACGCTTAGGGTCAACAGCATACTTCGTCTGCAATACCTGTACTACTGATGAAGCACGTAAGGCACTTAAATCCCAGTTGTTACGGATGTTTGTTTGAGCAATAGGTACATTATCAGTATTACCTTCTATCAACACATCATAAGTATCGTAATCTTTAATAATTTTGGCAATTTTGCTTAAAGTTTCGCCAGCTTTATCAGAAACTTCATAGCTACCTGATTTATATAACATGTTATCAGCTAAAGAGATGTATACTACACCTTTAAGTACCTGTACATCAACATCCCCCAACTCTTCACGGCTTAACGATCTTGTTAAGTTATTAGTTAACACCATATTAAGTGAATCGCTTTTATTTTTGGCATTTACTAACTGTTTGATATATTTATTTGAACTGTTAATCTCATCAACCAGTTTTGAAATGTTAACATTTCCCTGGCTACTGGAATTTAAACATTTGTTCAAAGCATCTTGCAGTGCCGTTACATTGGCCTTTTCTGATGCGATCTGCTCTTCTAAACTTTTAACCCTGCTGGTGCTTCCGCTAAGCTCACGCTGACTATCCTGGTATTTATTACTAAGCTCCTGATTTCTATCTCTTAACTTGGCATACGTATCCTGAAGTTCAGCGTACTTCTTATTGCTTACGCATCCTGCAGCAAGTGCAAGTGTAAAGAGCATTATGGGAATTGATTTGTATAATTTCATAATATTACTTTATTTGTTAATACTGCATCAGCAAATTCCTTGCCGTAAAGTTTTTGCATCGCCCGCAGCTGATGTTAAAAGGTGTTAATTTTTACCGAATCGAAGCTTGCCAATGCCTTGTATGTTCTTAATCCTATACTACCCGATTGGTATTGATTATCTGTTGCCGAAAGCACAGGTTGAACTGATCCGTTTATAAAAAAATCAAATTTATCTCCCTTCGCCACTATCTTTAAAGTATACAATTCGTTCATTTTAACAGGATATTTTCCAGAACGTATCACCGTCCATTTTTGTCCATTAGCTTTTCCAAATATGACGCTTCCGTTGGGTTGATCTAAGCCTACATAATATCCCTGGTAAGCATCAGGACCAATTGCAGGGTTAGAAACCCTGAAAATTAAACCAGCATCTCCTGCGGTATTGATTTTTACATCTGCCTGATAAGTAAAATCTTTAAAGTCTGTTCCATTGGCCAAATATTTAGACCCATTTATGCCATAACCACCAGAGCCTGCATTTGATGCAGCGTTCATCTCCCCATCTTTCCAAAACCAGCCACCGCCATAAAAAACCCAATTGCTGGCCATTCCCTGATCAAAGTTTTCAACCAAAGTTTTATTTACTTTTTTTGGCTCTCCGATTACAGGGAAACAGCTTAGTCGGATATTTTCAGATCCGTATGGTACCAGGATAACTTCTTCCTGTTTTTCAGCTGATGCAACTGGACTAAAGGGCACATCAAAAGCAGACACTTTATTGTAACCTAAACCCCATGATGGAATCTTTTTTGCCTGAACCTTTATTTTAACCGGTGTACTTGCCGCAATAAAAGGATTCGATGGCATTTCCGATTTCAGCACGGCAACATTACTTAAACCACTTTTACCGATCATTAAGCCATAATTCCACGCCGATTCGGGATGGATTTCGTAATCTGTAAAGCCAGCAACAGGATGCGTTTTGGTTACCTTATTTGTCGCTTTAATTTCCAGGGCATAAACAACAGGTCCACGTTCTATACTTATAGAATTGTTTACCTGCGCACTGGTCGTAATTTCCATTGGAAAATTCAGTTCTAATTGATCGTGATTTTTCCATTCACGGGCTATGGCAAACATTTCTCCAGCTTTTACACCTTTTAATGTAGCTCCATTTAACCTAATGCCTGGTTTTACACTCCATGCTGGAATTCTTAAAATTAATGGAAAGGATGTACTAACGGCAACTTCTATTTTTAACCTGATCTGTTCTTCGAAAGGGTAATTGGTTTCTTCGGTAATTTTTATTTTTTTGTTTTCGGCTACCACAGTTTCTATTTCCATAGGACCATAGGTAATTACGGCCAAACCCTTCTCTGGAGTAGCTACCACACTACTTTTCACAAAATAAGGCCAGCCCATGTGCATATTATAGCGGCAGCAGCCATAGCCTGAATATGGGCTGGAAACGATACCTGTAGCATAATCCTGATTAAAGCCATGCTCGCCATGAATACTCTGTACCTGATTGGGTAATGTGTAATAGGAGTGATTTTTAAAATCCCGGCTAAACTGAGCAGGCAAAGCATTAAAGGCCACTTTCTCCAGCTGATCGCCAATTTTTGCATCGTGAATAACCTTTGCTGCAGTCTCTAAACTCTGCATCCATTCTACTACCGTACAGGTTTCTACCCCTTCTATACTGCTTGTACCAGCCAAAAATTCAGTTCCGGAACCTAAACCTTCTGGCTGACCGTGGTCGCGCATAATATGTGCGATACCTTTAGAGAGTGCTTCAAGATTAGATGGAAGATCTTGAAGTTGTGCATAAACTACAGGAAATTTTAAAGCCTGAGCCACATTAACCATGTGTTTTGGCTGAAAATCATCACCGAAAAAGTAAAATCCGTTATTGCTATAAATATCAATCCAGGGGTATGCCTGTTGTTTTAACTTTTCTACAAGTTTTAGTAAATCCTGATCACCGGTTTTATTGTAAAGCCAAATGGCAATTTCCATGTTATCGCCTGCTCTAGCCTTAGCCCACTCTTTCAATGGATCAGCATCGAGATTATCGAGTTCATATTTAAAATATCTGGAGAGAAATGGAAGAACCCTTTTATCATTTGTGGCTTCGTAATAGCTTTGCAAAGCATACATCATTGGCATACGCGGCCACCAGTCTTTCATTTTCGTTGGACCAAATAATCCGTTAGCTTGTTGATTGTTTAAAGTCCAATCGATATACTTTTGTGCTTTCGCTTTTAGCACAGGATCATCTAAAGTATAAGCCAATGCGACTAAACCTTTAACATAATAGGGTACACGCTCCCATCCATTTCCATCACCTCCCAGCCAATCAGAATTTTTGCCTAGATTATCTTTTTCAGGGTACAGCGCTTCGGCCATTCCGGTTGCACCATCTCTTTGTTGTTCCAGCTGCTTTAATAACCATCCCCTGGCTTTAATACTGCCTATTGGTAATTGCACATAAACATGCTGTTTTAACGGAGCTTTATTAAACTCTGTTAAACTTTGAGCATATAATGCATGAATAGACAGAACGAGCAGGAAATAAATTAGGGTAAATATTCTTTTCATAAAAGACATATTGGTTAGATAATGTTTTATAAAACTAGTAAATATACATGGAATATTAAAACGATTTAGTAAGCTTATATTTAAAACATGAAATATCTGGAGACACTGCTTTCCAGGTTAAAAAATTCAGAAACTATAGGAGTACCAGATGTAAAATTCTTCAGTAAGCAATTGTTTGAGGTTCAAGGGTGAAAGCATTGTTAACTAAAAATTATTTCAGGCAATACTGTTTGTAGCACAGGCAACGGCCAGGTATTTACCCCGATTATATAAGTTCAGCAATGCGATCGTTAGTCTGAGCGTAGCAAGATTTCTTGAGATAGATAAATCGCAAATAAATACCCTTCGACTACGCTACCATTTACAGACTCCAAAAAAAGGTCGTCACCACGACCGAAGCAACGCGAAGTGGAGAGATCTATCAAAACAGATTTTGCTTCACAAAGCCTTCAGGTTCTCGACTGCGTTACCGATGTAAACTCGGTACAGGTAGCACTCCGCTTAAAATGACGGTAATTCTGGGAGATTTTTACGCTTAGATTAATTGATGTCACTCATATTGATTTTATACAATAAATTATCCCTCTAGGTGACATCATTTTGCGATTTATCCCTTAACTTAATAACATTGAGCACTCACCTTCATAAAAAGATAGTAATGGAAAGAAAGACTGCTCTGACCGAAAAGCATTAAACCTGCTTTACAAAAAATTCAACCTTTTTAAGCGCAAATGCTTTACCTCTGTTATTTCTTTGCAAAGGTAAGGCCTTGCCAGGTATCTGTCCTGAATGGTGACGCTGGCAAGCCATCGTTACTAACCAGGTTACAAAGAGGATTATTTCCCCATGCATAACGAACAGCAACAGGATTTGCGACCTGATCGCTACTGACAATAATCTGATTTCCCTTGATACTTGCTTTGGCCCAATAAAATTTCTTATCTGCTCCGGCAATGGCAAAACCTTTTAGCGCCTTACCATCTGCCGTTTTTAAACCATTTTGGCTATTGCCAAACGTTAATATAATCTGTTTTCCTTCAATTTTATTTGATTGGTAAACGGGGCCGGAATAATTTATTTTTTGGCCATACGTTTTAGCCAAGGCAATTAACGCCAATCTTCTACCTACCTCTTGTTTGTTTTTAGGGTGAATATCTTTTGCATCGCCGATATCAATAATTGTGGCCATGCCTGTATTTGGCAAAGCAAGTGTTTTTTGCTGTGCCTCCCTAAGTTCTGCCCAGGCAGATTGTGATGGCTCATTATCGATCTGCATAAAATTAGCCAACTGAACAAAATAGAATGGAAAATCTCCCTGAGCCCATTTCTGACGCCAATCTTTGATCATTGTTGGAAATAACTCGCGGTACTGGTAAGCTCTATCAGCATTACTTTCTCCCTGATACCAAATAGCACCTTTAATGGAGAATTGCAGATAAGGATGAATCATGGCATTATATAAAACTGTTGGGCGATTTGGGCCATTTTCTTCATAAGGCTTAGGCTCAATATTTTTAAAATCTAAACCTATTTTATATTTCCAATCTCCCGCAAGCGAAATTTTTTCACCCGCATTATTTGTCACATTTAAATCTTTCGCCTCTCCATAAATGCCACCGCCGCCACCGCTATCAAAAACACGAACGGTAATGATATTTTCGCCTGGTTTGAGTAAATCTGCAGGTATGGCATAACTTCTACCTA
Proteins encoded in this region:
- a CDS encoding OmpA family protein, with the translated sequence MKLYKSIPIMLFTLALAAGCVSNKKYAELQDTYAKLRDRNQELSNKYQDSQRELSGSTSRVKSLEEQIASEKANVTALQDALNKCLNSSSQGNVNISKLVDEINSSNKYIKQLVNAKNKSDSLNMVLTNNLTRSLSREELGDVDVQVLKGVVYISLADNMLYKSGSYEVSDKAGETLSKIAKIIKDYDTYDVLIEGNTDNVPIAQTNIRNNWDLSALRASSVVQVLQTKYAVDPKRLTAGGRGEFNPIADNNTPGGKAKNRRTQIIITPKLDQFMDLIGKAPEQSQK
- a CDS encoding beta-L-arabinofuranosidase domain-containing protein, with translation MKRIFTLIYFLLVLSIHALYAQSLTEFNKAPLKQHVYVQLPIGSIKARGWLLKQLEQQRDGATGMAEALYPEKDNLGKNSDWLGGDGNGWERVPYYVKGLVALAYTLDDPVLKAKAQKYIDWTLNNQQANGLFGPTKMKDWWPRMPMMYALQSYYEATNDKRVLPFLSRYFKYELDNLDADPLKEWAKARAGDNMEIAIWLYNKTGDQDLLKLVEKLKQQAYPWIDIYSNNGFYFFGDDFQPKHMVNVAQALKFPVVYAQLQDLPSNLEALSKGIAHIMRDHGQPEGLGSGTEFLAGTSSIEGVETCTVVEWMQSLETAAKVIHDAKIGDQLEKVAFNALPAQFSRDFKNHSYYTLPNQVQSIHGEHGFNQDYATGIVSSPYSGYGCCRYNMHMGWPYFVKSSVVATPEKGLAVITYGPMEIETVVAENKKIKITEETNYPFEEQIRLKIEVAVSTSFPLILRIPAWSVKPGIRLNGATLKGVKAGEMFAIAREWKNHDQLELNFPMEITTSAQVNNSISIERGPVVYALEIKATNKVTKTHPVAGFTDYEIHPESAWNYGLMIGKSGLSNVAVLKSEMPSNPFIAASTPVKIKVQAKKIPSWGLGYNKVSAFDVPFSPVASAEKQEEVILVPYGSENIRLSCFPVIGEPKKVNKTLVENFDQGMASNWVFYGGGWFWKDGEMNAASNAGSGGYGINGSKYLANGTDFKDFTYQADVKINTAGDAGLIFRVSNPAIGPDAYQGYYVGLDQPNGSVIFGKANGQKWTVIRSGKYPVKMNELYTLKIVAKGDKFDFFINGSVQPVLSATDNQYQSGSIGLRTYKALASFDSVKINTF